The DNA window tttcaGAATGAAAATTCAATTTCCTACCAAAGTTCTGATAGCCTAATGTGAATACTGAAGACATAAGCGCTAATGAAACATGTTTTCCCCCCATTAGGTAGGAAATAAATACAACCTGAGAATTTCTAATTTTATAATCACCAGAAATTTTCCCCAAAACTATTCATCAAAATTTAAATAACTGAAACTTAACTCTAGTTACTTTTTCAAccttaaaatgtatattaaaagatTATGTCAATTTTCAATATTTATCAAAGAATTCTTAACACTTTCATTAGGGAGGCTTAAGAATTGCTATCCATTTTTTTCAGCTTCTTGAAAAAAGTTAAAACTTACCCATTGTGCACTGCAGCTCTGGGATCACTGCTGCTCTTCACTTTGATCATTAGtaaggagaacaaaagaaaaaacatggcCATGCCAAAGCACAAACGGTATACAGCTTTGTATCCAACCAACACATTACAAGGCACAAGTCCTGTCCCGCTATCACAAAATCCAGGAATCTAGGACAGTAAACACAACATTatgaccaataagaaaaagatgTAAAACTTACACAAATTAAATCTATATAACTAAATTCCCAAAATgcagaattccttaaaaaataatcttaataTTGATTTACTACATCAAGCTATTATATTCCAAATTTTACTAAACTGTAAAAAGACAAATCCCCACTGCCCACCCTAAGtttgatatacttttttttttaagtgaggcaactggggttaagtgacttgcccagggtcacacagctagcgttaagtgtctgaggccagatttgaactgaggtactcctgactccagggctggtgctctatccattgtgccacctagctgccccttgatatacTTTTTAATCACAAAGATTTGTCCTGATTtttcaaaactttattttatagaaacaTTCCTGTCTTCCCTATGCCACTCCCCCTAACTCGCAGTATCTAGGTCACTATAACTCAATATGTATGAGAATATTGAAGAACAGTTGCCTTTTCAAAGTTAATCATTTTTCAACCCATTTACTAGAAGATAATTCTCAAGGGATTGAGATGACTTGTCAATTTTTAACTGATATTGTGCTTACACATTTCATTTATCAACCAAAAAACCTTCcaatataacagaattaaaatcTAATTTTCACCAGAATTATTCCTAActttaattttacaaaatttaataatgtactttaattttagaaataaaacagtttgctaaaaaatgaaggaaaaattaagGTATACAAAGTACTTATTACTTATGCCTCAAATAGCTAAGAGCCAAACTACTAGCCTCTACAGTTACaagtcaaaaaaacaaaagaacaaaaacaaaacaaaaaaatccaccaCAAAACAACACAATTTAAGAAAGTTACCAAGAAGTGTTGGAATATATGGCTCTTTTGGGGCAAATCAACCCATATTAATAGCATATCATCATCTTTGAATATGTAATCTACAGTTTAGGCATGTTATATTTCAATCTGCTCAagcaaaataactttttaaatgaaatgagcaATTAGAATGATGAACtaacacaaaataattttatgtggTTATTACTGAGAAGTATTATCAAAAAAAGATCATTCATAGCCCTCCAAAACATAAGAATAGGAAATAACAAATACTGTCAACCAAGAATTTCAAGTTTTAATAACTCAAATACAGGTTAAATTTCTCTTTTGCTAGCTTCAGCAAAAAAGGAGCCATTGTGAAATGAAGTGCTACTAGTTAATTttctacaaaatactttttttaaaaataggagaaaGTTAGAAAAGAGGTCTAGACATTACCTACCTTATCCTTATCATTAGCTTTAGAGCAGAAAAGGCTAACTTCTTTATCCAAGATCATGGATATTATCATACTAGAATATTTTGATCCCAAGATTGTCAGtgtttagaaaataaattatgtCATGTGTGTatgcgccccccccccactctgtTGTTTAGGTTCTTGTGGGAAAAGGTTTTTGATTCTTTTAGCTTACAGAGTCTAAGCACAAGGTGCtattatttaggaaaaaaaactgaTGAAATAAAATCAACTAAGTCATAAATCACTGCACTGATAATCATATTGCAATTTCATACCTAACACAAAatcaaataacaaacaaacaaaatgaaacctaACCTTGTTTAACTGTTCTTCCATTCCTGGTATCAACATCACACAGGATATACCCACACCAATAAGCAAAAAGAATGCATATATCAGCCGAGTTACTGTGGAGTTATTTCCACTGGGACAGCATCGGCACAGCAGACATGGAGCACTCCCACATAAACATGGTATCTGGTGAAGAGAAAAATGTTAGAAACAAGTAACACTTTAATATATAGAAAGTCAATCTACATTACCCATAAAAAGAAGTGCCTAAAGTGAGAAAGATCGCCAAAATCTGAATGGGATAAAATCATAAATGGTCTTCCAAAGGGTTCCATTTTATACAGTATATAATTCAATTATACTAAAGATGTTAGAGAAAGggtataattatttttgtgtgATATACTATAGAGATTTTGTGGTGCTACAGTTTTTATTAATCTTACTAATCAATTctattattctttcatttctgctaacaaaaatataaataggtaGGGTCcctgaacaaaataaaaacaccaaTGTAtgactcaaaaattaaaaatcaccTGGATTTCCAAATCTAAGTTCTGTGATCCTTAAGGTATGAAACAAGGTATTTTTGATCAAAGGCAGTGAAGTTTTCTATTACACCACAATGCCTACCAAGAGCTGGGctcatttggggggggaggggggggaatcaAAAGTGGAagcacacattaaattttaaattcatgATTTTAAAAGGATGAATCAGTCAttaaacataatattttaaatatgcttAAATTTAAATTTTGCCAGAAAGGAGTAGGAAAAAATCATAAGGGGTGGAGacaagaagcaaaaagaaaggaaacagaaaaggagaaagacacaTAGAAGAAGAGAGTAAATGAACAGTAATAGAGAAAATAAGAGGCAAAAGAATATTGGAAGAAGTACTAGGTTTTATTCCAAGGAAATTATTTGTGTCACAAAGAAACTCATGTATTAAAAATTACTCTTTGTAGATAGGAAAAAGCTTCTCCTAATCCTATAAAGGGTATGGCTGGGAGGGCTTAACCCCCTTTgggctttaaaaaatatcattaattATCAATTAACAAGGTCGATTTATTTCCACTATTTAAAGACAGTACCAATACCTGTATAAAGTATGAAAGAAGTGAATATttactttggaattattttgaggTGTCAaggctgtttgtccttcatactggaagaggaccatgatattacAGTGatttggatttgagtgagggagagctgtgcaaggtcactgacCAGACCATCTCGGTCCAGTGGCaggagacacagacacacaggaagactggagatggccccagacgtttaagacaattggagttaggtgacttgcccagggtcacccagctagtgtctgaggtgatatttgaatccaggtcctcttgactccaggaccatgcTCTATACACTGCCACCTAGGCACAtatggtacacacacacacacacacacacacacacacacacacacacacacacacacacacaaatgatgcCTTCCCTAATaagccttctttttttaaaatcatcgtAGGATAGCAATTTGGAGCTAAATGGGACCTTAAcaatctagcccaaccccctcatattaaagaaaatgaaagtgatattcACAGATGCCAAGTGGCAGTGaatgggttttgaactcagaccaTGTGACTCCCAAtgcagtatttcttttctttttatcaggcTGTCTCCCTAAGTTTTCCCTTAACAATTCTGCAAGTGATCAGAGGTTTTCCAAAGGTAAGAGGGGGTTATCCAAAAGGATATTTATTCCAAGTCTAAAAATTCACAGCTTCTTGGCCAGATTCTTCTAGGCACATAAATTATTCCTTGGGTTAAAGCTTCGCATTTTGGGAGGCGTAGTACCCCTTTCTCACCACTAGGGTGATGATGACTGTTTGTTTTAAACACCAGGAACAGCGGCATTTTGACAACAGTTCAGGGTTTATGCAATTTACAAAATTCCTAACACTGCcaagagctagacaaaataagtGTTATCAGTTGCCCTTTTATCGATAAGTAAAATTtcgcctcagggaggaggggtgacttgcccaaggtcatacagctgttaACACtaaggactagaacccaggtctttcaacCTCCAGGGCGCTTCCCAATTCACCGAGCAGCGAGTGGCTCAGCAAAGCCGCCTCTTTACCCCCCTCATTTTCAAATGTCTTATACTAACACGATCCCCTTCCCTCAAGAAAACCACCGGGATTCCCATCAGACGCCTCCGGGCCGCAGGAGGGTGCAGAGGCGAATCCGGCATGGCTGCGCAGTAAGAAAAGCAACAGACCACGCAGCCCTGGGCAGGCGCTGAGGGCCGGGCCGAGGCACCGACGCAGCCCGGGGCGGCGGCGAGTCGGCCAGGCCACAAAAGAGACCGGAGGAGGGGCGGATGACGCCggcccttttcttccctttctccccagagCCCAGAAGATTCCGGGCACGtctcccacctcccccactcccttcGCCAGATCCAGGGTCGGaggccacccccaccccctgggaCAACGAAAAATGGGAGACAGAGAGCTCGTGACGCGAGACGCGGCCGAGCCGAAAAGACGGGGCAccccggggtggggggagggcgaGGGCTCGGCTCCCGGAGCCTCTCTCCCGGgagtcctttctttccctcccgcAGCCAGCTCCCTCACCCCGCTGAGAACGCCGGAGGCGACATACCCAGCTCGCCATGGAGCACAATCCCAGGACACCCCCCATGGCCAGGAGACAGCAGGAGCTCCGGGCGCTGTAAAAATGGTGCCAGGCTCTTTTTCCTCTCACACCTTATTTACCATCTTCCAGGCACTTCCGGCCTAGGCCCTGCCCCCGCCTCCCTCGCAGCATGTACGTCATTTCCCCGGGAGAAAAAGtaactctgtctgtctgtgtgtgtgtgtggggggggggtgagagtgGGCTAGGTAAGCCGTGAGGAGGGTGtagaaggatacaaagaaaagatggGGCCTGGTAGTCTGCGACCCCCAGGCGGACCTGTTGTGTGACTGGGTTGTTTGGCCAGttaattaaaggggaaaaaaaatcctgtcGATAGGGTGGCGCCGGCCTCACCCCCTTCCTCCCATCTTGCCGCAGAGGCGGGGACTGGGCGAGACTGCTGCGCAACGAAAGCTTTCTTCGGTGCCCACTTGGGAGCCAGGGCATGGAGAAGAGGGGTGTGGAACTGAAGCTCTCCTGAGGCCCCCTCGTGCCCTCTCTGTCCTAAGATCCTGTAACATATGCTTTGCTATTCTCCTAGCAAACTGGCGTCTTCATTTTTATAAACTTTCTTACACTTCACCTCACTCACCTTTTCTCTCGCTCTTTCATTAGATCATATGCTTTGTTTTCGGTGTTTTCCAGTGTCCTGGATtcgctggatttggagtcaggaagatctgggtgcAAATTGTGCCTTACACCCCCGTACTAGTtcgaccttgagcaagtcaccatgtctctggacctcagttttccttgtctgtaaaatgaattattcTTTCATTTCGCAAATGTGTAAAAGTACGATGGAGTTAAAATAACCTAGTAGATAAGAGGAAGACAAAGATGGCATGTTCATCAAATTTATACATGagacagagttgggagggacagTTAATTCACTGGAGAACAAGAGTCagcattttaaaagaagtttatgTGGTCAAACTTTGGGTTGAATCTATTAAGATGAAATTTGATAGGTTTAAATGTTGTCTTatactgatgtgggatggaatttggggtcaaattgattgtgagtcatcccaaaagaattacaagactcagtgactcagtttcccaagttttattgcaatactgtgagtgaccacagggagagaaccagaaaagtggaaaggtatctctggaatagtgaaagaaaagatagttatatttatagtttagataaattgattatcagtctcattagaCTAATCTCCatctttgggaggtacaggggagggcctgttctACTCgttataatattctccactttggggaggtacaggggagggtttatcctaatttggagttcctggggtcctaagccaaccccaaaggcaggtacctttttctgtggaggtgtgttttgggggtttacacatcataaggtgaatttggggacaaatttggccttttctgcgcatgtctctttctgtttcccatgacttcacatttttcattagaatttctatacccttgtcttgtgtcttattgtatatgacctgaccctttatggtcccgttATGAGTACTGATCACTGAGGGTACGATCTTGATTTGTcagttatccattaactagggtctggctcccttttggagctaatatctgaattaaagcttgggtcttaggtttttttattaacccctttttttgcctcctacatcaatacaGGTTTAAAAAAGTCAACCTCACAAGTACAAGAGTACTAGAAAACAGTTCATTTGAGGATTTTAGTAGACTGAAAAGTCAACATGAGTCAACATGCTATGAAATAGCCAAGAGCACTGATGGAATCTTAGGCTGTCTTTAAATGTAGTGTCCAAGACTAGTTTCCTGTCCTCCACCGTAGTCAGAAGTACTATATTCATTTGTGAGTACCTCATTTTAGGGAGAGCATTGTGGAGTTAAAGAGCATACGGAAGTCACACTAGTTCAGAGCCTCATGTTCATAACATAGGATGGACAAGTGAAGAAACTAGAGAGTCAAAGCCTAGAGAAAAGAATTGGGGTATAATgactgtcttcaagtacttgaagggttGGCATGTAGAATGGGGAATAGAGTCACTGTGTAGGTCCCAAAAGGAAGAACTGGGAGCAATGGATGAAATTGAAGAGGTGAATTTAGTattgataaaaagaaattgttgtttagtcacgtctgactctttgtgaccccatttggggttttgtggtttgccatttccttctccaactcattttacagatgaggaaattgaggcaaacaggtttaagtgaattGCTGAGAGTtgtacagctaataagtgtctgaagcaggatttgaactcaggaggtttgacattctatccacttcagTCACATAgccatccaaaagtagaatgggtaaCCTTAGGGTTCTCCCTCAGTGGAGGACTTGAAGCAAATACTGGATAACCATTTGCTGGGTATGTTGTAGAGGCTATTTTTACTTATGTTCATTTTgtcctgaggtccctttcaactccgAGTTTTTATAATTCTGTCATTTTgacaacctccctgggcctcaattgccttatctttaaaatgagattatgtTTCTATGAGGTGTGGGATATGGGATCTGAGTTGTGAACTAGTAAGATTAGTGTATAGGAAGAATTAAAGTGGGGAAAgaatgaagtcaggaaaactactTAGGAAGACAATTTCAGTAATTTAGACAAGATTTAATAAGGACCTGAATTAATGTGGCAGAGAGAATGTAAAGGAGATTTCTCTCATGCAGTTGGAATACTTCTGATTCTTGCTGCCATCTCAGAAACCTTGCTGTCAATTTCATTCAACAAGCTCTTCTACTTTGAAGTTTGAGTCATCCAGTTAAATCACCCTACTATAGATTTGTCATTGTCCAGGATTCTACCATTTGCCTCTGACTTTAGGCCCTAGTTCAGTCTTCCTCTCCACTCAAATAACTagtattatcttttttaattttaatattctcATCAATGGTCTACTACTCTGATCTCTCACTTTATTAATCCCAACTTTTATCACTTCTATCTCTATTCTACTTCAGTCATCCGGAGATAGTACCACCTAATATCTCATCCTAAACTCTTCCACCAATAttcagaactctgaaattcccctcTCTGATCACACCCACTTCCCTCTACCTCCTTCCCCTGTTAGAACCATTCAGAAATCTTTAGTGGCTCCATGCTGCCTCTAGGATAACTGACCTCTATGTTAATTCTAGCCACTATGTCCAAAGCATGCTAGGGATCAAGAACTCCCCTCTCTCCCAGCTTTCTAGCTCCCTGTATGTGCTATCTTTCCAAATTAGGACTATAAggcccttgagggcaagggcagCTTTGCCTGTTTATAtttagacagctagatggcatagtatagtcaggaagatgagtttgaatTATGTCTCAGGCACTAGTTGTACGATCCTAAGGAAGTCACTTAGCTCAGACTGTTTCcttaaaaaggggataataatagcttttctcacagggttgttgttaagATCCTATCAGATGACacatataaagcattttataaaccttaaaacactatataaatgtttgtcacTGTATTGTATTCTAGTATATAGGGCAGTACCTGACACATCATGAGTCAAAAAGGCCTTATCAATACAAATGCCTCAAACtaacattcaaggccctccataatTTGACTTCAACCTACCTTACTAGTTATAATTCATATTAATGTTTTCAGTATATGCTACAATCTAGTCAGACAGAACTAGAAAGCATTCCCTAATCTTGACTCATACTGTCCTACTTTACTGCATTCACGCCAGTCACACGCCTCATCTGGATCACACTCCTTTATTTCTGACTATTCAATCAATGCTGCAGGGAATTGTTCTAGCTACTAGAAAATTATTTAGGTAAGACATCCTCCCTACCCTCATAGATCTTATTTtacttcctttaagacccagtGCAAGTGCTATTTATTCCATGATGCTTTCCTTTACTGTCTCTACCTAATGATTTCTCCCACCTTAAATGTCATTTGAACACTATATGgatcttttctacttttctcaaATTCTACCTCGTATCAATCATACTTGTGTACCTATCATAACTCCTCTGTTaatattttaagctccttgaaggtaaggattgtcttcatctttgtatccctcatACTTACCAGTGTCTTGCATATAGTGCAGTAAatgcttaaaacattttttttggaacTTAATTTAATCATAGCATCAGGGAATCTTTgagctggaaagtaccttagagatcaccttgcctcattttacatgagCCTAAAACCTCagagacttaagtgacttacttgcctaaCATTTCACAGGTAAAAAGCAAAGTCAGGATTCACACCCAGGTTCTCAATCTTTCCAGTGCATCAGCCTACCTTCTTGAACTGAGGGGAAAGAGCAACAGAAATGattcaaaacaatataaaattctGGGCTTATATGATTGTACCAATACTGGTACCATTAATATTAACAGGAAAGtcaagaggtagaaaaaatttaGGGGGAAACATTAGGTTTGTCTTTGGGCATTTTGAACTTGAGCAGCATCACAGCTAAGCAACAAGTAGTTAGAATTGGGATCAGAAGTCCAAGAAAATGGATTAGAATTCATCTTCATAGAATTGATATCTGATGCTCTCACAATGGAAAAGATAATCACCATTTTTGGCACTAAATTTCACATAAAAATAAACCACTTCCTCACTCATATTCCTTTAGTAAAACGGCAAAAGTGGGGGaggaaaacaactgaactggtATATAGAAACAGCACCTTCTATTTCTTCCTAACTTAAGAAGTcattatggaggcagctaggtggcacagtggataaagcactggccctgaattcaggagtacctgagttcaaatccagcttcagacacttgacacttactagctatgtgaccctgggctagtcacttaaccctcattgccccgccccccccaattttaaaagataaaaaataaaataagtcatTATCACAgccaacaatttttaaaagaaataaaactgaatCTATACAATGGCATTTAGAAATTATGAGTAATAGTAAAAACAGTTGTTTTTCCTCACAAAATGTCCAAGCCACATAAGGAATAAACCTCCATAAGTGTGGTAAATAGGAAGTTTTTAGCTTTATCCTTACCAAAAAGGGAAACATTTGGGAGATATTTTAATTTATCCTTACCTACTTCTATGCTGCTGGACCTTTTAGAAGCCTATTAAGGTTTATACCCCATTATGTAGGCAATTTAAGCTGAAACGACTGTCATCACATTGACCTTTAAATTAAACTAGCACAGGGTCTGAACATGTCACCCActactcaaactccagtggcttccagtCACTTgcatgatcaaatacaaaatcttctttcAAGTTCAAAAGCCCTTAACTCAGCCCCTTCttgcattccccacccccaccccacccacaaaCCCTCCAACCTAgttttccagtcttctgacaccCTACTCCCAAGCAATCTTTGATCCAGTGAACTAGCCACCTAGTGATCTTTACAAGACACTCTGCTCCAAGGCATTTCCTCTGGCTGGCCCCAGAGCCTGGAATGCTCCCTCTTCATCTGTCTTTTGGTTTCCCTGGTTTCAAGTGTCGACTAAATCCCATCTTTTAATAACCTACAAGAATTCCTGTAGAATCTAGAAAAAGCCTTCCCCACCCCATCTTAGttcaagtgccttccctcttttattttcttccccacacccccaaccttaatgttttacatatatttgcttgtagtccccattagattgtgagttaaTTGAAGGCAGggatgttttgcttctttttgtattcccagcatttaccACAGTTGGTGCTTAACATTTTACTGACTGGCCAGGTACTAAATACATCCtgtgatcttttttaaaaaaaccccaaaaactttAAGCTGCCTAATACTTACtttgaaaaatacatttaagttcctaagatttagagatggaaggaatccTTAGAGATTTTTtgtctaacccctcattttacaggtgggaaactgaagcccagagaggttgtgacttatgTATGGTCATAAacctaataaaagaaatgcacatCTCCTGGTTCCAAATCTTGTTCTGTCATTGGCAATTTAACTAGCTTGTTAACAAAAGGGTTGAAGAAAGAATAATTCAGTATTCTTGGTGCAAAACAGAGCTTGTAAAGTATTGCAAGTCAAATTccaaatttaattattttccctcTGCAGCAAGTGTGTTAAGAGCAGAGGATGCTACGTTTTATCTTGAAAAAGTGGCACTAggcaggaggacccgagttcaaattctgcccagacacttgatacttactagctgtgtgaccctgggcaagtcacttaaccctcactgcccagcaaaaaaacaaaaaaaagaaaaaaaaagaaaaagtgtcaCTACCTTAACAGGGCAAGATTTACATTTCCCACCTTTTGGAGTTGACCATGGTTACCTTTTACCCCTCCTCCCAAATATCTAACCCTGAATAAAACAGAATTGCAAAGGGCTTAAGGAACCACTCTATAACCAATCCCCtctattccccccaccccacaaattTTCATTAACTAGCACTCATGAACAATCCAGGGATTGAGCAGGCCAAATCACACCTATTCAAAatgataaattaattaatttagttcTATAAACATTCTCCTGGAGGAATTCttcgaattaaaaaaaaaggcaaaggtgCGTTGTAAACTTTGTTTATATTTCAATAGAAAAAAGATATGATTGTAAAGACACTTTAAACATTTTTGGCTGCACAACTAATAAAGTCCTTATTTGTCATCCTTCCCCTTTGTCTTTCTATATACCATTTCTCGGAAACTAGCTAGAatcttgttttctctcttccttctctcttcttggtTAAAGGATGCTAGAGCTCGCTTCTCATCAGCACTGTAGATCTGGTTTTCTTTTCGAAGTCGCACAGCTTCCATTCTTCGGTGTCTACTACCACTCATTACATAGCCTGAGCATTCAAATGATGCAATTTCTTCACTGGTCAGGCCAATTTCTCCTCTTCGAGGGATGCGCTTTCCAGCTTTGACATACTCAGCCATGGCTGCACCTTCCCCTGGCAACAGAGCATGCCCATAGTTCAAAGGTCTATCATCTTGAGAGGCATGTGTCACGGGTGCTTCTGGTCCAATTAAATCCATAGCTTCTGCATTCTTTGATCTCTCAATCCAGAGATCATCTTCTGGCAACTCTTCATCAGAGACATCTGAGCTTGACTCGGtagattcttttttatatttcttcttcttggaCCTTTTCACTttgtgcttcttcttctttttcttcttggctttctttaccctccttctctcttcctcactgcTAGAATCAGAGTCAGAATCAGAGTCACTGTCACTATCCTCGGAatactttttatgttttcttttggatgttttcttctttctttttctctgaccATTTTCTTTGGAGCGGCtcaccttcttcttcctcttcttcttttcttcctcagaaCTGGAACTTGAAGCACTTTTCTTAGACTTCGCATCCTCCTC is part of the Dromiciops gliroides isolate mDroGli1 chromosome 4, mDroGli1.pri, whole genome shotgun sequence genome and encodes:
- the LOC122726643 gene encoding NF-kappa-B-activating protein-like, which codes for MAPASSSHSPEDAPGSRRRRHGGGGPSSAASGGGGGHRSSSESPPDAKAIRSPRGRSRSRSRERNGFRQPSSFTEPGGPGRSRRSPSRTHGRERERLPDLRSSSSSSSAHYHHHHHYHHHGGDRQWPDYYEKEKEESLRQRRLNERERIGELGAPEVWGLSPKIPEPDSDEHTPVEEEDAKSKKSASSSSSEEEKKKRKKKVSRSKENGQRKRKKKTSKRKHKKYSEDSDSDSDSDSDSSSEEERRRVKKAKKKKKKKHKVKRSKKKKYKKESTESSSDVSDEELPEDDLWIERSKNAEAMDLIGPEAPVTHASQDDRPLNYGHALLPGEGAAMAEYVKAGKRIPRRGEIGLTSEEIASFECSGYVMSGSRHRRMEAVRLRKENQIYSADEKRALASFNQEERRKRENKILASFREMVYRKTKGKDDK